The DNA window gtgtgtgtttgtaagggtCAAAGTGTTAAAAATACATTATGTGCAGCtgtatttgtaaatgtgtggtgtgtgtgtgtgtgtgtgtgtgtgtgtgtgtgtatatatactgtatactgtatgtgtgtgtgtgtgtgtgtgtgtgtgtgtgtgtgtgtgtgtgtgtgtgtgtgtgtgtgcatggtatgtgtttgtgtatatactgtatactgtatgtgtgtgtgtgtgtgtgtgtgtgtgtgtgtgtgtggatgttacTGCAGAGGGCATCCCCAGTTTAAGGTCCTCTGGCTGGCTGGGCTGCTGGCTGGGTGCCAGGGATGCTGTTCCCTGTGGACCTGCCTGTCCAGCGCCCCCCCAGCTACCCCATCTGTTCACCCAGTCATGGCCTCTCATTAGGGGACTATTCTGGCTCACACTGGGAGACACTTTTAATCCCCCtccctggggtgtgtgtgtcagttagtgtgtgtgtctgtgtgtgtgtacagtatgtgtcagtatgtgtgtgtgcgtgtgtgtgtgtgtacagtatgtgtcagtatgtgtgtgtgtgtgtgtgtgtgtgtgtgtatgtgtcagtatatgtgtgtgtgtgtgtgtgtgtgtgtatgtgtgtgtgagagagagactgtggtcCAGGGGATGAGTGATTAATGCCAGCACATGCTGGTCTTTGGATATGTTGACCGACTCAACCAaaatatgcaaatacacacacatcagatacatacgctcacatgcacagagacacagagacagaccacagacacgcgcgcacgcacacacacacacacacacacacacacacacacacacacacacacacacacttcctttttGTGCCTATGGAAGTTCTCAGAGGCAGTTCTGTAATAGTATTCCACAAATTCATCTGGATCTCatctggaaaacaaaacaaaagatgcACACATTAATCCATTAAGGGAGTGTACAGATAATGAAGAAATATATTCCATAAGTTGTGATAAGGTGCAATCTTTATAACATAGCATCAATTTATCAAGAAATTGGCTAGTATTCCACCACTAGGTGTCTCTATTTGCCAATGTAAATTTGCCATTCGGAAAAATGTGCTGTGCATTTACGTACATGCAAACATGCCATTGCACAACAAACCCatgcccacacgcacacacgcacacacacacgcgcacgcacgcacgcacgcacgcacgcacgcacgcacacacacacacacacacacacacaccacaaacacctacaacgtacagtacacacacacacacacacacacacacacacacacacacacacacacacacacacacaaacacacacacacatatacatgcacacacacacctacatttacacacacacacctacacacacacacgactcccaCTCCATCCCCCTCACTCACAGCTGTGTGTCCTCCATGGCCTCGGGCTCGTCCAGGACGTCCAAGCGTCTCCTGCAGGCCTCCAGGATCTTCTTACGGGGCCCGAGGGGGATGTGGACGCTGCTCAGGTCCCGCTCCGAACACAGCAGCAGGGCCTCCAGGTCAATCCGCTCCCTCCTGCTCAACACAGGGCACAGCCGTTACAAACTTACATTCCAATTAGGGGTCAATCATTAGATTTGGTTTGTGTTACAGTATTCTTGAGCAGAAGcagacattcctggttccaaagagtaaaagtcctgccaagtatttgatccaaccattttggaaaccagctcatcccaattagctgccaggtagatcagataattagtgatatcccCTGTGttcagtgcacaggtagaaagaatatatggcaatACTTTTATtcttggaaccaggaatgtccacCTCTGTTCTTGAGTGATGGGATTGATTGGCACTTGAGAGTAACTCAGAGACAGTTACAGTTCAAGGTTTACTGTAACATGCATGACATGTCAAGGTGCtgtacttgaacttgaacttgaacctgCTAGACCACGTTGTGATAATGCAGTCCACTGAAAACAAGAGATAATGTTatattttcaatttcattttcaacTATTATTtgtacctccaccaaggaggttatgttttcatcgagggtttgtttgtttgactgtttatttgttttccgtatcaccatctggattcaggaggcggtcatgtgtttgcttggcggaggtttgcactctctgagtgcttttctagtttactaATGTAATGTTCATATCCTGCAGCTCTGGTGTCTGCAagataccataaccataactattgTTTTAACAATGTAATGCTgtaggggcaattgctctgtcactagtttggagtttaacacagttttaaactggagttggtGTTGGGAGTTGGactttaaaaccgtgttaaactccaaactagcgacagagcaattgacCCATAGGCTACTCTTCATAGTTTGGAGTCTAACACGGTTTTAAattggagttggagtttaaaacagcgttaaactccaaactagcgacagagcaattgcccctacCTACAGTACGGATGATTTTCTGCCCCCAGATCAAATAAGTGTCCAACCTGAAGATGGCCATGAACTCGCCCAGGCCCTGGGCCACCAGGAACACCTCCAGAGGCCCGGTGACCGGGTCCAGTGCCCGTCCCTCCACGTCCACCTCGTCCAGCCCCAGCAGCTCCgcctcctcccaccccccctcccccagcgaCAGGGCACTGCCCACGGTGCTGTCCTCGTCCAGGCTGGGCGACCTCCTCCTGGAGGGCAGCGGGCCGCGGAGCCGCACGTTGGGGGCTCGTCCGGCGGGCTCGCTGCCCGCTACGCTGCCCTCGCCCGGAGGGAACAGGAGGGCGCTGCCGGTCCGCGTGGCGTAGTTCCGCCGGAACACCATGGTGCCCAGCCCCGGACGGGTGAACAGCGAGTCGCGTCCCGAGTCGGCGCTCACCTCCGACAGGGCGGCCTCGTGGAGCCCCGGGTCGCTCAGCGCCCGCGACACCGTGTCCGCTCGGTCCTCGTCGTCATCGCCGCCAACGCCGCCGGCGAACATGTGTCGGATGTTGAGGCGCGACGCGGCGCGCTGGTCGCGGGCCTGCACGTACGTGCCCTGCTTGAGGAACATGACGTCGCTGCCCATCTGCAGGCCGGACAGCGAGCGCACGCTCTTGCGGCCGTCCTCGTAGATCTTGAACGTGCCGTCGCcctgcttcttcttctccagCTTCCTCTGGATCTTGGTCTTGCCTTTGCCGGTGGAGTGGAGCGTGGCCTGTGTGAGTCAGAACAAAAGGCTGTTAGTTGCGTGCCAACATCACAGGAAAATCATAAGGCCCTCTCAGATAAAGCAGATTATAATAATAGTTTTTTTCGGGAAAAAAAAATTGATTATAAAAACAGCATGATGCCTTCTTTGACTTCGGCTACTTTATGTGCTTGTGCAGCTTTGAAGAGAGATTATCTGCAGTAAAGCCCATTGTGGTCTGGTAGTCAGTGTGATTCCAGCTGTTATTAAGCCTAATGATCAATCCAACCTTTGCATGAGTATATTTAGTACAGTAAGGGGCAGTGACAGAATACGGATTAAGTCTGTATTCCTCATAAAGTAATTGCAACACTGCGAGTAATGCACAGAACGACCGGTAATCTGTTACGACTTGAAGATACTCAGATCTTTTTTCTTTGAAAACGTAGCACTTGCGTTTGTGCAACTGTGTACAAAGTTGAAACTAATCAAACCTTCAGTGTGTGTCATAACAGACCTCTGAGAAGGTCACGTTGGAGATGACTGTGCTGAATTGGGACGTTAAGTTCAAATGAATCAAATCTGGAAAGTGAAGTTGAAACTAAttagtgctgccgcgattaatcgacataatcaaactaatcgattatgaaaattagtcgacgccaatttttttagtcgactaatcgttttgcttttgaccccctatttatttttggtctcccgtctctaacggctgtaatgttattaattctattattaactctacaaaagtaggctgatattgatatgagcatatctatatctatggctatatgtcatgttttggcccttcagttgagttaaaaaataaaatggacaaaatggaatggaataaaatagactatttttttttttttaaatagtcgtttagattagtcgactaatcgaaaaattagtcgaaagattaatcgttagaaaattagtcgttagtggcagcactaaaACTAATCAAATCTATTTGTGCTctgttgatggtgatggtgttggacTGGGGCTGTAGAGTTTTCAACAAATTAAACAAATTAATTAAGTTGAAGCATATCAAATAAGGCTGCAACGATTAATCGATTAATCAAAATGATCTGATTTTAACTTCGTAAGCTTTAATATTTTCAGCTTTACTGACTCTTCTATAAATATCTTTAGTGTGTGGACAAAACAAGGCATCTGAAGACATAATCTTGGGCTTTGGGGAACAATTATCGACATTGTTTCACTATTTTATGGCATTTTTTCACTATTTTCTGGCAACTAAATCGGTTAATCGAGAAAGTAATCGGCAGATGAATCCACTATGGAAATAATCGTTAGTTGTAgccctaccgtaatttcccgactattagccgcggcttatacattgattttgccaaatttcttcagctatgaggttaatacagggggacagttacagtaatatggttttgtttcttttaacttgcataaaacactgtcctgtggcttatacacaatgcggcttatatgcgggaaattactgtagtattaAAATCTTTTAGTGTCTTGGTTCGTCATCGGAGCAGACCTGTGAGTATGTCATGGTGGAGTTGACCGTGTTGAACTGAGGCAGCTTGCGGCTGAGCGTGCTCCCGCTGGTGTAACTGGAGAAGCTCATCGTGTCCGAGTTATCCGCCGCTGCCGTCGCCGCCGTCGACTGCTCCCTCAGGAAGTGGCGCTCCATCCGCTGGTGGTGCTTCTGCTGCAGCTTCAGGCACTCCTTGACCCGCCGCTCGGCCGCCTTGAACGCCCGCTCCTTCAGCTTGACCACCAGCTTGGGGTTGAGCGCGGCCTGCTTGGCGGCGATGGAGTCCAGGTAGCGCACGCAGTCCATGTGGCTCTTGGCGGCCGCCATGTCCAGTGGCGTGTGGCAGTCGTTGTCCAGGCACCACACGTTGGCGCCGAACGAGACCAGGAAGGAGAGGCAGTTGAGGTGGCCGTTGGCGGCGGCGAGGTGCAGCGGAGTGTTGCCCCAGATGTCGCAGCGGTCGGGGTCGCCCCTGAGGAATGGGGTAGATTTTGGGGTGCAGGAGGAGTaggtttgaggggggggggggggggggtgagagagagagagagagagagagagagagactgagaacaGGGGACACACCGCTGTTGGACCATAAAATGGCACCACATAATGGACAATGTAAGTAGTCAATAATTAGCTGCAGTAATGTAGATCACTGTGTACCAAGTTGAAGGAATTTATGCAACAGCAGCAATGTGTCAATCAATCCATATGAAAACATTCGCTTCAAGCTGCTGCCACCCAGTGGACAAAGACACAACAACACTAGCTCACTGAATGAAATGTAATAAAACATACATGTTCATGATATTCTATATTAAGTGAAATCTGATGTTTTTCTTAAAACTCTTTTTACAGTTCTGTGGTCTGAATTTTACATGCTTGCTTTGCATGATCCGTTTCAAATTCAATCAACTCTCTAAGTTCAATGCATACATCACATTTTCATTCTCCACCCCACGGTGCTGGTGTTTACAACAACACCATGGACTCCCCGGCCTCTGACATGTCTCtaagtgtctgtgtcttgttAGCCTGGTGCTGTGAgagtgtcagtatgtgtgtgtggacgagtCCATGCTGTGGTGCTGTCACCAGAGGTCGAGCCCTGGGCTGGTCAGACCCGGGTCTCCCTCCAAGGTGTTGATCTGTGGCGTGTAACCCAACACAGTCTCAGTGCCTGAGCTGTATTGCAGCCAGAGGCTCACGTTACAGTCAGCAGTGGcccatataacacacacacactcacacacacacacacacacacacacacacacacacacacacacacacacacacacacacacacatacacacacacacatacacatacacacacacacatactgtataatgcgATGCCAGAACACATGCCAATAACCtaagcacatacacaaacacaacacaagcggtcatacagtacacacacacgcgcgcgcgcagacacacacacacacacacacacacacacacagaaatgtaacACAAGCATATACCCAGCACTACTCAGTGTACAGAATCAATACATGCACTGTGACCCAGTGGACCAAtgccacacatgtacacacacacacacacacacacacacacacacaaagtgatgtCATCTTGTCAAACTCTACCATGCAGTGTGTCTTAGTATGATGTTGTACAGTGACCAGCCAGACATGAATAGCCTACATCCTTCACATACAGGTCCACGTCATCTACATATACAGACAAGAAATTCCTCATTTAAAGCCATTTTTCCTCACAGCGGGCCTGCAGCTACTTCCTGTTTCACTGGATACATTCTGCTGATTCACCTCCTACCACTGACTGGCAGTTTTGAGGAGGTGATTTATTATTGATGTTTTGGCAGGTAAAACATTACAGCACCAGCAATGCATTATTCAGCCTCAGACAGAGTTTTATCCAGAaacatgtgtctctctctgtgtgtgtgggtcttaaCCTCATAACCTCAGGCACAGAGGTCAACATCTTTCAGCTTCCCTTGATTTTTTTGTCTTGTCATGGAAGTATGTTGCTGCTTTCCAGACAGGGTAAAAGGAATACGGCCTACATTCTAGGATATACAGAAACACAACAGTTTGGTATGGAGTAATCTGTTCTGGTTATGACCCATTTGAGTTCATAGCAATCTTATTCATTTAGCAAACAGATATATTTGGGCACATCCAAAGCAGCATCTAGCATAGCACAGATATACCATCCTACATCTCTTCATCCATGAGAGTGCCCCTTTTTCACTGGGTGCTCGACTAGTATAATcattctacagtatgttgttttcATGTGTTAATTATTACTTTTAAAACACTTTTAAACTATTACCATTTGTATGTGATTTAATCATTACTTCTTGAACACTTTTAAATGATTGtccttttatgcttttatgtacTATTACCTTGcgtattttgtattttcttttttttattctataATTTGTAAACTATTCTTTGGATATTTACCCTTCTGTGCTTTTGTTAGCTATTTCTGTTTGCCTgtatttatgtaaagcacactgaatcacctct is part of the Sardina pilchardus chromosome 22, fSarPil1.1, whole genome shotgun sequence genome and encodes:
- the ush1gb gene encoding pre-mRNA splicing regulator USH1G encodes the protein MNDKYHRAARDGYLDLLRQATRKELNMPDEDGMTPTLWAAYHGNVEALRLIVGRGGDPDRCDIWGNTPLHLAAANGHLNCLSFLVSFGANVWCLDNDCHTPLDMAAAKSHMDCVRYLDSIAAKQAALNPKLVVKLKERAFKAAERRVKECLKLQQKHHQRMERHFLREQSTAATAAADNSDTMSFSSYTSGSTLSRKLPQFNTVNSTMTYSQATLHSTGKGKTKIQRKLEKKKQGDGTFKIYEDGRKSVRSLSGLQMGSDVMFLKQGTYVQARDQRAASRLNIRHMFAGGVGGDDDEDRADTVSRALSDPGLHEAALSEVSADSGRDSLFTRPGLGTMVFRRNYATRTGSALLFPPGEGSVAGSEPAGRAPNVRLRGPLPSRRRSPSLDEDSTVGSALSLGEGGWEEAELLGLDEVDVEGRALDPVTGPLEVFLVAQGLGEFMAIFRRERIDLEALLLCSERDLSSVHIPLGPRKKILEACRRRLDVLDEPEAMEDTQL